The following are from one region of the Capsicum annuum cultivar UCD-10X-F1 chromosome 1, UCD10Xv1.1, whole genome shotgun sequence genome:
- the LOC107852897 gene encoding cyclic pyranopterin monophosphate synthase, mitochondrial, translating into MFLQRVISTTLPSSTRLFSSIGSHDLSKAISELNQELESVFGEPPPSGLSGSIDNQSMTTRNSKLNTVEMDGKESFAGLTHIGSKGEAQMVDVSRKDISKRVAIARGKVILGQKVFDLVSANQMGKGDVVSVARLAGICGAKQTSNLIPLCHNINLTHVRVDLALNPRDFSVEIEGEAASDGKTGVEMEALTAVTVAGLTVYDMCKAASKNIQITDIRLEHKTGGKSGDWSREK; encoded by the exons ATGTTTCTTCAGCGAGTTATATCAACAACATTACCTTCATCAACAAGGTTATTTAGTAGTATTGGTAGCCATGATTTGTCTAAAGCTATTTCCGAGCTCAATcag GAACTGGAATCTGTATTTGGTGAACCTCCTCCATCTGGCCTTTCTGGTTCCATTGATAATCAAAGTATGACGACCCGAAACTCGAAGCTTAATACTGTAGAAATGGATGGTAAAGAATCTTTCGCTGGATTGACACATATTGGCAGCAAAGGTGAAGCTCAAATGGTAGATGTATCTCGTAAAGATATTAGCAAGAGAGTGGCCATTGCCCGGGGCAAGGTTATTCTAGGACAGAAGGTATTTGATCTGGTTTCAGCCAATCAAATGGGAAAAGGAGATGTTGTGAGTGTGGCAAGGTTAGCTGGAATTTGTGGAGCAAAGCAAACCAGCAATCTCATCCCACTATGTCACAACATCAACTTGACACATGTTCGAGTGGACTTGGCTTTGAACCCGCGAGATTTTAGTGTTGAAATAGAAGGGGAAGCTGCCTCAGATGGAAAAACTGGTGTGGAGATGGAAGCCTTGACAGCAGTAACTGTTGCTGGTCTAACAGTGTATGACATGTGCAAGGCTGCTTCAAAGAATATCCAGATTACAGATATCAGGCTTGAACACAAAACTGGAGGTAAAAGTGGGGACTGGTCCAGGGAGAAATGA